The Syntrophorhabdaceae bacterium region GGTCTCCGTATAATGGTGGATGGCGTCAGACCTGTATTTGGAGAAATTATGTTCTTCGATTCTCGAAAAGGGCTTTACTACCGGCGTCTCAAAAACAGGTGATTCATGATAGAAATGCTCCCTCATCTGAGCATAGATATACCGGCCGATTTCGTTTTTGTGGAACTGGACGACGTTCATGACGTCCTCATCGGATAAGTATGTACCGAGCTTGCCCGTAGCCTCTTCCGCCAGTTTGAACAGGAGGTCCGATTGCGTATCATAATCTATTTCGGAATAGTTCATCAGCTCATTCACAATGATTCTTCCCGGCGAATCCGTGACTATTCTGCCTTTTCCGATGACTATATCGAGGCCGTTTTCCTGTTCCCTCAGCTTCTTTACGAGGATCTCCTCTGAAACGGGCTGATAGTTGAGGCTCCGTGTATCGAGGTCAAACACATGGTAACCTGATTTTGTTTCACCCTGAAGGATCATGATCCGTGGAATCTCGATGATGTTCTTGGTGAATTCCTCTACCGCGGCTTCATAGACCTGCTCCACCTCGCGCATCATTTCGGCGGCAAACAGATAGGGCTGCGGGGCGTAGGTGATCTTCTCTTTTATCTTCTCAATGGCAATCTTTTTGATCTCCTCGTTCTTCAACTCCTCTATGCACTTTACCGACCTGCTCATATCGGGGAGGGTTGAGAGGATCACCTTTCGCATATCGAGGCCGATCTGGGCTTTCTGTTTTATTTCCGGTTCGGCGATTGCATCGATCCTTTTCTGTTCTTCCTCCAGTCCTTGTTCGAGTGTGGTCGGCGCGGTGATCGCCTCTTTCGGCCGACTCAGTTCTTCTTCATCTATGGTGATGATGTTTTCCCTTTTGATGATCGAACCGGGTTTATTGGCTTCGTCAACGATCTCCTGGAACCTGTCGTGGGCCACAATGGTGAGTTTATCCACTTTGTCGTTGCCGGTCAGTTTGCCATAGGGCAGCCTGAGCCCCCTGCCGATAGTCTGCTCGCGGAGCGTCGTGGATGCCGCGGTCCTGAGCGGGATGATCGTATAAAGGTTGGTCACATCCCACCCTTCCTTGAGCATATTCACGTGGATGACAATTTCTATTTTGTTGAGAGGGCTTTCAAGGGATACGAGCCTCTCGATATTGTCGTCCTTTTCGCCGCCGGTCTGGTTGGAATGGATCTCCATGACTTTGTCGGCGTAGTTCCCGTCAAAGAAACCCTTCGAGGCAATCATCTCCTTTAGTTTTCCCGCGTGGTCGGTGTTCTGGGAGACCACGAGCACAAAAGGCCTGACGGGATTTACCGACGCGTTCCTCGCGAATGTGTCGAGGGCGACCTTTGTGTCTTCATGGAGGCGGATGCCGTCCTCCAGCTTGATCCTGTCGACCTCTTCAGGGCTGTAGCGGGACGGATCGAAATCTCTTCTTGTGGCTACCGCGGGCTCTTTCACGAAACCGTCCCGGATGGCCTTCGCGAGGGAATATTCATAGACCACATTTTTGAACTTGATGGCCCCGCCATTGCGCTCCACCTGAGGGGTCGCGGTCAGCTCCAGGCCAAGAATGGGGTTCAGTTCATTGATGACCTCCATGCCCCTGTCCGCGCGGTAGTGGTGGGATTCATCCATGAGGACCACCAGATCGTCAAGGTTTGTGAGGTAATTGAAATAGGAGTCCCCCAGGTATTCGCTCAGCCTTTTGATTTTGGGAGACCTGCCGCTTCGCGTCTCCGCGTTGATCTTGCCGATATTGAATATATTGATGTGGGTTTCATATTTGAACAGCTCCCCCTGGCGGGCCTCTTCGTAATTGTCACCTGTAATGATTCTGGGGCGCCTGTGGACGAATTCGCCGATACCCTGGAATACGTATTTGGGACTCGACGTATTGTAGAAATCCTCGATGAGCTTATTGTAGACGGTGAGGTTGGGAGCGAGGACGAAGAAATTCCTTATGTTCTTGGCCAGGAAAAGATAGGAGATAAAAGCCCCCATCAACCTGGTCTTACCCACCCCTGTCGCCAGAGCGAAGCACAACGAAGGAAAGGTCCGCTCAAAGTCGGAACAGGTGGGGCAGAGACTTTTCACCTTCGTAA contains the following coding sequences:
- a CDS encoding DEAD/DEAH box helicase family protein, giving the protein MNRIANSIRNRLSLRSPQEESLAILTDLADRLALQKGADLEAELTKVKSLCPTCSDFERTFPSLCFALATGVGKTRLMGAFISYLFLAKNIRNFFVLAPNLTVYNKLIEDFYNTSSPKYVFQGIGEFVHRRPRIITGDNYEEARQGELFKYETHINIFNIGKINAETRSGRSPKIKRLSEYLGDSYFNYLTNLDDLVVLMDESHHYRADRGMEVINELNPILGLELTATPQVERNGGAIKFKNVVYEYSLAKAIRDGFVKEPAVATRRDFDPSRYSPEEVDRIKLEDGIRLHEDTKVALDTFARNASVNPVRPFVLVVSQNTDHAGKLKEMIASKGFFDGNYADKVMEIHSNQTGGEKDDNIERLVSLESPLNKIEIVIHVNMLKEGWDVTNLYTIIPLRTAASTTLREQTIGRGLRLPYGKLTGNDKVDKLTIVAHDRFQEIVDEANKPGSIIKRENIITIDEEELSRPKEAITAPTTLEQGLEEEQKRIDAIAEPEIKQKAQIGLDMRKVILSTLPDMSRSVKCIEELKNEEIKKIAIEKIKEKITYAPQPYLFAAEMMREVEQVYEAAVEEFTKNIIEIPRIMILQGETKSGYHVFDLDTRSLNYQPVSEEILVKKLREQENGLDIVIGKGRIVTDSPGRIIVNELMNYSEIDYDTQSDLLFKLAEEATGKLGTYLSDEDVMNVVQFHKNEIGRYIYAQMREHFYHESPVFETPVVKPFSRIEEHNFSKYRSDAIHHYTETIIPTNAIPTRVFTGFRKACHNLYKFDSKTEKDFAVILEQDKEVLKWLRPAARQFRIYWSHNTRQYNPDFVAETGDAIYMIETKKEGDMETADVREKTAAALHYCGNATNFTTGNGGKPWKYVLIPHNSVLVNMSFNTLMKRFGLAAV